Proteins encoded within one genomic window of Amycolatopsis nigrescens CSC17Ta-90:
- a CDS encoding AAA family ATPase, with protein sequence MTGTGFFTSVEDVSARLAETGYLASTAVATTVFLADQLGKPLLVEGPAGVGKTELARAVAQAGGAALVRLQCYEGVDEARALYEWNHAKQLLRITAGRDEGWEQARTDIFSEEFLLARPLLTAIRNTEPTVLLIDETDKADVEVEGLLLEVLGDFQVTVPELGTIAATRRPFAVLTSNATRELSEALRRRCLFLHIDFPDAELEQRIVRLKVPSIDEALATSLVRVINALRAMELRKSPSVAETIDWARTLLALGADTLDENVVRDSLGVILKHQDDVAKAGTELRLGQVLG encoded by the coding sequence GTGACCGGGACCGGGTTCTTTACTTCGGTGGAAGATGTCTCCGCGCGGCTGGCCGAGACCGGCTATTTGGCATCCACCGCGGTGGCCACCACCGTGTTCCTTGCCGACCAGCTCGGCAAGCCGCTGTTGGTGGAGGGACCGGCCGGGGTCGGCAAGACCGAGCTGGCCAGGGCCGTCGCGCAGGCCGGTGGCGCCGCGCTGGTGCGGTTGCAGTGCTACGAGGGCGTCGACGAGGCGCGGGCGCTGTACGAGTGGAACCACGCCAAGCAGCTGCTGCGGATCACCGCCGGCCGGGACGAGGGCTGGGAGCAGGCGCGCACCGACATCTTCAGCGAGGAGTTCCTGCTCGCCAGGCCGCTGTTGACCGCGATCCGCAACACCGAGCCGACCGTGCTGCTGATCGACGAGACGGACAAGGCCGACGTCGAGGTGGAGGGGCTGCTGCTCGAGGTGCTCGGCGACTTCCAGGTCACCGTGCCAGAACTGGGCACCATCGCGGCCACCCGGCGGCCGTTCGCGGTGCTGACCTCCAACGCCACCCGCGAGCTGTCCGAAGCGCTGCGGCGGCGCTGCCTGTTCCTGCACATCGACTTCCCGGACGCGGAGCTGGAACAGCGCATCGTCCGGCTCAAGGTGCCCTCGATCGATGAGGCACTGGCCACTTCGCTGGTCCGGGTGATCAACGCGCTGCGCGCGATGGAGCTGCGCAAGTCGCCTTCGGTGGCCGAGACCATCGACTGGGCGCGCACGCTGCTCGCACTGGGCGCGGACACCCTGGACGAGAACGTGGTGCGCGACAGCCTCGGCGTGATCCTCAAGCATCAGGACGATGTGGCCAAGGCCGGCACCGAGCTGCGACTGGGGCAGGTGCTGGGGTGA
- a CDS encoding vWA domain-containing protein: MAGLPERLVEFVEALREQGIQAGPSETVDAAAALEVLGLADRERVREGLAAALVRRGGQRSVFDAAFDLYFPLGVGATERARESGIDLEPLRDELADALAANDEQAMTQLAGLAVESLGGYGPGSGAGSGWSAHQTLDRLQPRTLLVRVLAAIRAGAGEAGFTERLERPEIRRRIDRFAGLVRTEARRRSAELRGREQVARHAIAPAADRVDFLLASRAQLAELRRAIQPLSRRLATRLAARRRRNTRGRIDLRRTLRRSLSTGGVPLRPAYRNPRPGRPEIVLICDLSGSVAGFANFTMLLVQALRDQFSKIRVFAFIDTTDEITRLVTNGEADPERLGERILAEAEVTTWDGHSDYGHALGEFAARYPDAVGPRTSVLILGDARTNGGDPNLAALRRIVAPAKHAYWLNPERTALWSTGDSAAQAYAELIEMHECRNVDQLSRLVTRLLP, encoded by the coding sequence CTGGCCGGCCTGCCGGAGCGGCTGGTCGAGTTCGTCGAGGCGCTGCGCGAGCAGGGCATCCAGGCCGGGCCGAGCGAGACCGTGGACGCCGCGGCGGCGCTGGAGGTCCTCGGGCTGGCAGACCGGGAGCGGGTCCGCGAAGGGCTGGCCGCGGCGCTGGTTCGGCGCGGCGGCCAGCGTTCGGTCTTCGACGCGGCCTTCGACCTCTACTTCCCGCTGGGCGTCGGCGCGACCGAACGGGCCCGCGAGTCCGGCATCGACCTGGAGCCACTCCGTGACGAGCTGGCCGACGCGCTGGCCGCGAACGACGAGCAGGCGATGACGCAGCTGGCCGGGCTGGCCGTGGAATCGCTCGGCGGCTACGGACCCGGCTCTGGGGCTGGCAGCGGCTGGTCGGCGCACCAGACCCTGGACCGGCTGCAGCCGCGGACCCTGCTGGTCCGGGTGCTGGCCGCGATCAGGGCGGGGGCGGGCGAGGCCGGGTTCACCGAACGGCTCGAACGGCCGGAGATCCGGCGCCGCATCGACCGGTTCGCCGGCCTGGTCCGGACCGAGGCGCGCCGTCGCTCCGCCGAACTGCGCGGGCGCGAGCAGGTCGCCCGGCACGCCATCGCGCCCGCCGCGGACCGGGTGGACTTCCTGCTCGCCAGCCGGGCTCAGCTCGCCGAGCTCCGCCGCGCGATCCAGCCGCTCTCCCGGCGCCTGGCTACCCGGCTCGCCGCCAGGCGCCGGCGGAACACCCGCGGCCGGATCGACCTGCGCCGCACCCTGCGGCGCTCGCTGTCCACCGGCGGTGTGCCGCTGCGGCCCGCCTACCGCAACCCGCGGCCGGGGCGGCCGGAAATCGTGCTGATCTGCGACCTGTCCGGTTCGGTTGCCGGGTTCGCGAACTTCACCATGTTGCTGGTGCAGGCGTTGCGGGACCAGTTCAGCAAGATCAGGGTGTTCGCGTTCATCGACACCACCGACGAGATCACCAGGCTGGTCACCAACGGCGAGGCCGACCCGGAACGGCTGGGCGAGCGCATTCTGGCCGAGGCCGAGGTCACCACCTGGGACGGGCACAGCGACTACGGCCACGCGCTGGGCGAGTTCGCCGCGCGCTACCCGGACGCGGTCGGCCCCCGCACGTCAGTGCTCATCCTCGGGGACGCCCGCACCAACGGCGGCGACCCGAACCTGGCCGCGCTGCGCCGGATCGTCGCCCCGGCCAAGCATGCGTACTGGCTCAACCCGGAACGCACCGCACTCTGGTCGACCGGCGACTCGGCGGCGCAGGCGTATGCGGAGCTGATCGAGATGCACGAATGCCGCAACGTCGACCAGCTCAGCCGACTCGTCACCCGGCTACTGCCCTAG
- a CDS encoding DEAD/DEAH box helicase yields MPVTVRRPSTTSTSAGFAELGVPAPLVAALARQGIDAPFPIQTATLPHSLAGVDVLGRGRTGSGKTYAFVLPVLARLAAKPGKRKPGRPRALILAPTRELANQIDAAIAPLAATLSLKTQTIFGGVSPNPQIAALRAGVDILVACPGRLTDHVQTGHAKLDAVEVTVLDEADHMADLGFLPVVRRLLALTPKDGQRLLFSATLDAGVDVLVRQFLSNPVTHSVDSVQSPVSTMSHHVLHVHPENRLPVLVDLAAAPGRTVVFTRTKYRAKSLAKQLVAAGIPAVELHGNLGQNARDRNLRAFSDGTASTLVATDIAARGIHVDDVTVVVHADPPVEHKAYLHRSGRTARAGAEGTVVTLMTDDQLADVRDLTRKAGIKPTTTRVAPGHELLTKIAPGERSFVAPPAKPAVTATAAPSRRGEGNRRNEGDRNKSGQQRAGRGGNGRAKPRVKDSSAVSAQRQRSASGQRRGQTDAAPARRSSAAAFSAGTRAKRQPRAGR; encoded by the coding sequence ATGCCCGTGACGGTTCGCCGTCCCAGTACCACGTCCACTTCGGCCGGCTTCGCCGAGCTCGGGGTACCCGCTCCTCTGGTCGCCGCGCTGGCGCGGCAGGGCATCGACGCCCCGTTCCCGATCCAGACCGCGACCCTGCCCCACTCGCTGGCCGGCGTCGACGTGCTCGGCCGCGGCCGCACCGGCTCCGGCAAGACCTACGCCTTCGTACTGCCGGTACTGGCCCGGCTCGCCGCGAAACCCGGCAAGCGCAAGCCGGGACGCCCGCGCGCGCTGATCCTGGCGCCGACGCGCGAGCTGGCCAACCAGATCGACGCGGCCATCGCGCCGCTCGCCGCCACCCTTTCGCTGAAAACGCAGACGATCTTCGGCGGGGTCAGCCCCAACCCGCAGATCGCCGCACTGCGCGCCGGGGTGGACATCCTGGTCGCCTGCCCCGGCCGGCTCACCGACCACGTGCAGACCGGGCACGCCAAACTGGACGCGGTCGAGGTGACCGTGCTCGACGAGGCGGACCACATGGCCGATCTCGGCTTCCTGCCGGTGGTCCGCCGGCTGCTCGCGCTGACCCCGAAGGACGGCCAGCGGCTGCTGTTCTCGGCCACCCTGGACGCCGGGGTCGATGTGCTGGTCCGCCAGTTCCTCAGCAACCCGGTCACGCACAGCGTGGATTCCGTGCAGTCCCCGGTTTCCACCATGTCGCACCACGTTCTGCACGTACACCCGGAGAACCGGCTGCCGGTGCTGGTGGACCTGGCCGCCGCGCCGGGCCGGACCGTGGTGTTCACCCGCACCAAGTACCGGGCGAAAAGCCTGGCCAAGCAGCTGGTCGCGGCCGGCATCCCGGCGGTGGAGCTGCACGGCAACCTCGGCCAGAACGCGCGTGACCGCAACCTGCGCGCCTTCTCCGACGGCACCGCGTCCACCCTGGTCGCGACCGACATCGCGGCGCGCGGCATTCACGTAGACGACGTGACCGTGGTGGTGCACGCGGACCCGCCGGTGGAGCACAAGGCTTATCTGCACCGGTCCGGCCGCACGGCCAGGGCCGGCGCGGAAGGCACCGTGGTCACGCTGATGACCGACGACCAACTGGCCGACGTCCGCGACCTCACCCGCAAGGCCGGCATCAAGCCCACCACCACCAGGGTCGCGCCGGGGCACGAGCTGCTGACGAAGATCGCGCCGGGCGAACGTTCCTTCGTCGCTCCGCCCGCGAAACCGGCCGTCACGGCGACGGCGGCACCGTCGCGTCGCGGCGAAGGCAACCGGCGCAACGAAGGTGACCGGAACAAGTCGGGTCAGCAGCGCGCCGGCCGCGGCGGAAACGGCCGCGCCAAGCCAAGGGTCAAGGACTCCTCGGCGGTTTCGGCCCAGCGGCAGCGCTCGGCCTCCGGCCAGCGGCGCGGCCAGACCGACGCCGCACCGGCCCGCCGTTCGAGCGCCGCCGCCTTCTCCGCCGGCACCCGCGCGAAGCGGCAGCCCCGCGCCGGTCGCTAA
- a CDS encoding DUF305 domain-containing protein — protein sequence MKRTLIVFVLSALALTGCGGEEAPPAANQADIGFAQQMVPHHRQAVEMAELVPERTGDQPVRELAQRIRQAQEPEIRQLEDWLREWGAPARMEHGEAGHAGMPGMMPADEMDRLKSSRDAEFDRGWLTMMVRHHEGAIDMATAELRDGSHAGAKELAQRVIDAQRAEITTMRSLLGSG from the coding sequence TTGAAAAGGACATTGATCGTTTTTGTGCTGTCCGCCTTGGCGCTGACCGGTTGTGGCGGCGAGGAAGCGCCGCCCGCGGCGAACCAGGCGGACATCGGCTTCGCGCAGCAGATGGTCCCGCACCACCGGCAGGCGGTGGAGATGGCGGAGCTGGTGCCGGAACGGACCGGTGACCAGCCGGTGCGCGAGCTGGCGCAGCGGATCCGGCAGGCGCAGGAACCGGAGATCCGGCAGCTGGAGGACTGGCTGCGCGAGTGGGGCGCACCGGCGCGGATGGAGCACGGTGAGGCGGGTCATGCCGGCATGCCGGGCATGATGCCGGCGGACGAAATGGACCGGCTGAAATCCAGCAGGGACGCCGAGTTCGACCGCGGCTGGCTGACCATGATGGTGCGGCACCACGAGGGTGCGATCGACATGGCCACCGCCGAACTGCGCGACGGCTCGCACGCGGGCGCCAAGGAGCTCGCCCAGCGGGTGATCGACGCCCAGCGCGCCGAGATCACCACCATGCGCTCCCTGCTCGGCAGCGGCTGA
- a CDS encoding aminotransferase class V-fold PLP-dependent enzyme — protein MQDADVQRARNETPGCTEVTHLNNAGAALPPAVVTETVIEHLRADSLRGGYEAAADASERLEGVYSSIARLVGADTGDIAVTDNATRSWQAVFYAIPFERGDRILTCRSEYASNAIAYLQMARRTGAEIEVVPDDETGQLDVEELKRRIDGRVKLISMSHVPTQGGLVNPAEEVGAVAEAAGIPYLLDACQSAGQLDLDVRRLRCDALSATGRKYLRGPRGTGFLYVHPRLRERLEPAMLDLHSAKWTSPDTYEVDASAKRFEVWEKDIAAVLGLGAAVDYALSFGLPAIEARVGELAAGLRAELRRIPGVTVHDQGAKQCGIVTFSLAGLPAGEIKPKLAEAKINTTVSSRASAQYDFTGRGLPDMVRASVHYYNTEEETGRLIEQITRLAG, from the coding sequence ATGCAGGACGCGGACGTACAGCGGGCACGGAACGAGACCCCGGGCTGCACGGAGGTCACCCACCTGAACAACGCCGGCGCCGCACTCCCGCCGGCCGTGGTCACCGAAACGGTGATCGAGCACCTGCGTGCGGACTCGCTGCGCGGCGGCTACGAGGCGGCCGCTGACGCGAGCGAACGGCTCGAAGGCGTGTACTCGTCGATCGCCAGGCTGGTCGGCGCGGACACCGGCGACATCGCGGTCACCGACAACGCGACGCGGTCCTGGCAGGCGGTCTTCTACGCGATCCCGTTCGAGCGCGGGGACCGGATCCTCACCTGCCGCTCCGAGTACGCCAGCAACGCGATCGCGTACCTGCAGATGGCCCGGCGCACCGGGGCCGAGATCGAGGTGGTGCCGGACGACGAGACCGGCCAGCTCGACGTCGAGGAGCTGAAGCGGCGGATCGACGGCCGCGTGAAACTGATCTCGATGAGTCACGTGCCCACCCAGGGCGGCCTGGTCAACCCGGCCGAGGAGGTCGGCGCGGTCGCCGAAGCGGCGGGCATCCCGTACCTGCTCGACGCCTGCCAGTCCGCCGGCCAGCTCGACCTGGACGTGCGGCGGCTGCGCTGCGACGCGCTCAGCGCCACCGGCCGGAAGTACCTGCGGGGCCCGCGCGGCACCGGTTTCCTGTACGTCCACCCGCGGCTTCGCGAGCGCCTGGAGCCGGCCATGCTGGATCTGCACTCGGCCAAGTGGACCTCGCCGGACACCTACGAGGTGGACGCCTCCGCGAAACGCTTCGAGGTGTGGGAAAAGGACATCGCCGCCGTGCTCGGCCTCGGCGCCGCGGTGGACTACGCGCTGTCGTTCGGCCTGCCCGCGATCGAGGCCAGGGTCGGCGAGCTGGCCGCCGGCCTGCGCGCGGAGCTGCGGCGGATTCCCGGGGTGACGGTGCACGACCAGGGCGCGAAGCAGTGCGGGATCGTCACGTTCAGCTTGGCCGGGCTGCCGGCGGGCGAAATCAAGCCGAAGCTGGCCGAGGCGAAGATCAACACCACGGTGTCCTCACGGGCTTCCGCGCAGTACGACTTCACCGGCCGCGGCCTGCCGGACATGGTCCGCGCGTCGGTGCACTACTACAACACCGAAGAGGAGACCGGCCGGCTGATCGAGCAGATCACCCGACTGGCCGGTTAG
- a CDS encoding GntR family transcriptional regulator → MAKALLRQDIAGEVTARVLDGRLPADARVNEVRLAGELGVSRTPLREVLIGLADHGLLVAAPGRGFLVPPLDPAEAGRLYPLVAELEALAVRWTSLLELAGLTDELDRCADEMQTALDRGEELSALDERWHGLLLSRCANPHLLRLIVQTKPLLKRYEMHYFRAPERAARSIEEHRRITAAIRDGDLAEATRWLVRNWGCPSFEGMSFEGRGAKK, encoded by the coding sequence ATGGCCAAGGCCCTGCTGAGGCAGGACATCGCCGGTGAGGTGACGGCCAGGGTGCTGGACGGCAGGCTGCCCGCCGATGCACGGGTGAACGAGGTGCGGCTCGCCGGTGAGCTGGGCGTCAGCCGGACTCCCCTGCGCGAGGTGCTGATCGGGCTGGCCGACCACGGCCTGCTGGTCGCCGCACCGGGGCGCGGCTTCCTGGTGCCGCCGCTGGACCCTGCCGAAGCCGGGCGGCTTTACCCGCTGGTGGCCGAACTGGAGGCACTGGCCGTGCGCTGGACCTCGCTGCTGGAGCTGGCGGGCCTGACCGACGAGCTGGACCGGTGCGCGGACGAGATGCAGACGGCGCTGGACCGCGGTGAGGAACTGTCCGCGCTGGACGAGCGCTGGCACGGGCTGCTGCTGTCCCGCTGCGCCAACCCGCACCTGCTCCGCCTGATCGTGCAGACGAAACCACTGCTCAAACGCTACGAAATGCACTACTTCCGCGCGCCGGAGCGGGCCGCGCGAAGTATCGAGGAGCACCGGCGGATCACCGCGGCGATCCGGGACGGCGACCTCGCCGAAGCCACCCGCTGGCTGGTCCGCAACTGGGGTTGTCCGAGTTTTGAAGGTATGAGTTTCGAAGGTAGGGGTGCGAAAAAATGA